GCTGCGGGAATTTGGCCCTGCCAGTAACCTGACTATCGAAAGAATACCCGTACCCCTGCCAGCTGCAGGTCAGTTACTTATAAAAGTACGCGCCGTAGGTATTAATCCTGTTGACTATAAAACCCGTAATGGTAAAGGTATAGCTGCCAAAGAACTGGTACTCCCTGCTGTACTTGGCTGGGATATAGCCGGTGAGGTGGTGAGCCTGGGCGATGGTGTAAGCCGTTTTGACAGAAATGAACGTGTGTTTGGGATGAGCAATTTTCCACATGCGGGGAATGCGTATGCAGAATACGCGATTGTGCAGGAAGATGAATTTGCCCTGATACCCGCTTCGGTGAGTAATGAGGTAGCAGCAGCTACCCCGTTGGCGGCACTCACAGCCTGGGAGGCATTGTTTGACCATGGCCAGCTGGCTGGGGGGCAAAAAGTATTGATCCATGCAGCAGCGGGTGGCGTAGGCCATATTGCAGTACAACTGGCTAAATGGAAAGGTGCTTATGTAGTAGGTACAGCTTCGCAGCAGAATCATGGTCTGCTGAATGAACTGGGTGTGGATCTGCCGGTGGATTATAACACACAGGATTTTACTGTTATTGCAAAGGATATGGATGTGGTGCTGGATGGTATAGGTGGTGAAAACTCACTTCGTTCTATAGATGTATTGAAACCCGGGGGTGTATTGGTATGCCTGCCTTCGATGTATAAAGATGATCCGGCGATCCTGGAGAAAGCTGCTTCCAAAGGAGTGGTGGTGAAATGGATGATGGTAAC
This Chitinophaga sancti DNA region includes the following protein-coding sequences:
- a CDS encoding NADP-dependent oxidoreductase, translating into MSNLMRAALLREFGPASNLTIERIPVPLPAAGQLLIKVRAVGINPVDYKTRNGKGIAAKELVLPAVLGWDIAGEVVSLGDGVSRFDRNERVFGMSNFPHAGNAYAEYAIVQEDEFALIPASVSNEVAAATPLAALTAWEALFDHGQLAGGQKVLIHAAAGGVGHIAVQLAKWKGAYVVGTASQQNHGLLNELGVDLPVDYNTQDFTVIAKDMDVVLDGIGGENSLRSIDVLKPGGVLVCLPSMYKDDPAILEKAASKGVVVKWMMVTPSGERMEQLADLLAVGDLKVKVDQTFPLEDVGKAHETVETGHVTGKVVLVI